A window of Diospyros lotus cultivar Yz01 chromosome 14, ASM1463336v1, whole genome shotgun sequence contains these coding sequences:
- the LOC127791216 gene encoding pyridoxal 5'-phosphate synthase-like subunit PDX1.2 — protein sequence MADDGAVTLYTGSAIADTKKSSYSVKVALAQILRGGAIIEVNNAEQAKTAEAAGACCVVVSDLSRGGISRMPDPSLIKEIKRAVSIPIMAKVRVGHFVEAQILEAVGVDYIDESEALAVADEDNFINKHNFGVLFACGCRDLGEALRRVREGAAMVRIQGDLAGTGNIADTVHSVRKVMGEIRVLTNMDEDEVFTFSKKIAATYDIVAQTKQMGRLPVVHFAAGGVSTAADAALMMQLGCDGVFVGPEIFQGPDPYKRVRAIVQAVRNYNDPRVLAEMSSGLDEAIGRLNLTENMVEHFGSGSTF from the coding sequence ATGGCAGACGACGGTGCCGTCACGCTCTACACCGGCAGCGCCATTGCCGACACCAAGAAGAGCTCCTACTCTGTCAAGGTCGCCCTGGCCCAGATACTCCGAGGCGGAGCGATTATCGAAGTCAACAATGCGGAGCAGGCCAAGACCGCCGAGGCCGCTGGGGCCTGCTGCGTCGTCGTGTCGGACCTGTCCCGAGGCGGCATTTCCCGCATGCCCGATCCATCcctcatcaaggagatcaagcgGGCGGTCTCAATTCCGATAATGGCGAAAGTCCGAGTCGGGCATTTCGTCGAAGCCCAAATCCTCGAGGCCGTTGGCGTGGATTACATCGACGAGAGCGAGGCTCTTGCCGTGGCCGACGAAGACAATTTCATCAACAAGCACAATTTCGGGGTGCTGTTTGCCTGTGGGTGTCGGGATCTCGGCGAGGCCTTGAGGCGAGTGCGAGAAGGCGCGGCGATGGTAAGGATTCAAGGCGACCTAGCTGGAACCGGCAACATTGCTGACACAGTTCACAGCGTGAGGAAAGTGATGGGCGAAATCAGAGTTCTCACAAACATGGACGAGGACGAGGTTTTCACCTTCTCCAAGAAGATCGCTGCGACTTACGACATCGTGGCCCAGACCAAGCAGATGGGTCGTCTCCCCGTCGTGCATTTCGCTGCCGGAGGCGTTTCCACGGCCGCCGACGCCGCGCTTATGATGCAATTGGGTTGCGACGGAGTATTCGTAGGCCCAGAAATCTTTCAGGGTCCGGACCCGTACAAGCGGGTTCGTGCAATTGTGCAGGCTGTGAGAAACTACAACGATCCGCGTGTGTTGGCGGAGATGAGCTCCGGGCTGGACGAAGCCATCGGCCGACTGAATCTCACTGAGAACATGGTTGAACACTTTGGTTCTGGAAGTACCTTTTGA